The genomic DNA CGCGGCGCTCTGCCGACTGGCGATAGATAGCACAGTCGCTCGTGGCGGAGCCACCCAAAAGAAATCGTGGTCGGTCGTTGCCGAGCCGCCGTGTCTTCGTCTACGGGCTCAGACGTTGGCGGTCTCGCGGGAACGCTGGAAGACGGTTCCGCTTGCCTTGCTTCGCTCGGCCGCGCGGACTGCGACTTCCGTGCTCCCGCTCGACAGTTGCGCCTTCGCCTACGGACTCAGGCGCTGCCTGTCTCGCGGGAACAGCACTGCTTCCCGGATGTTATCGAGGTCGAGCATCGTCATCAGCAGCCGCTCGCCGCCAAGCCCCCAGCCGGCGTGGGGCGGCATGCCGTATTTGAACATCTTCGTGTAGTACTCGAAGGCCTCGGGTTCGAGCCCCTGCTGTTCGAAGCCGGCGATGAGCTCCTCGCGGCGGTGTTCACGCTGGCCGCCGGAGACGAGCTCCATCCGCGGGTGCATCATGTCAAAGCCCGTCGAGAGCTCGCCGTCCTCGTGGTCCATGATGTAGAACGGCTTGATTTCGGCGGGCCAGTCGGTGATGAAGTAGTGGCCGCCCACGTCGTCGCCGAGCGCCTTCTCGCCCTCGGTCGGGAGGTCATCGCCCCACACGAGCTGCTCGTCGAGCTCGCCGGTTGCGTTGATGCGTTCGATGGCTTCCTCGTAGCTGAGTCGCGGGAACGGCGTCTCGGGTACCTCGAACTCCTCTGTGATGCCGAGGGCTTCGAGCTGGTCCGTGCAGTTCTCGGCGACCGCCTCGTAGGCGGCGGTGACGACCTGCTCACAGACATCCATCGCGTCGGTGTGGTCACAGAAGGCCCCCTCGAAGTCGATGGAGGTCGCCTCGTTGAGGTGGCGGGGCGTGTTGTGCTCCTCGGCGCGGAAGATGGGGCCGATTTCGAAGACACGCTCGATGTTCGAGCCCGCCACGAGCTGTTTGAAGAGCTGCGGGCTCTGGTTCATGAACGCTTCCTCGCCGAAGTAGGTAATCGGGAAGAGTTCGGTGCCGCCCTCAGTTCCCGTGGCAACGATCTTTGAGGTGTTGATTTCGGTCGCGTTGGCGTCGCGGAACGCCTCCCGGACGGCTCGCAGGACCTCTGCGCGAATCTCGAAGATGGCCTGTCCCTCTTCGCTACGGAGGTCGAGCGTGCGGTTGTCGAGCCGGGTCGAAAGCTCCGCGTCGACCTTGCCGGTCGGGTCCAGCGGCAGTTCGGTGTCGGCTTCCGAGAGCACCTCAACGGTCTCGGGGGTGACCTCGACGCCGGTCGGCGCGCGTGGCTCCTCCTCGACATCGCCGGAGACGGTGATGACTGATTCGCGGGCAACGTTCAGCCCGGTCTCGACCAGTTCGTCGTCCATCTCGTCCTTTTCGAACTTGACCTGAATCTGTCCGGTCGTATCGCGCAAAATCAGAAACGCAATGCCGCCGAGGTCGCGGACTTCGTGGACCCAGCCGGCGACCGTGACGGTCTCGCCGGGTTCGGCGTCCGCGGTGTACGTTCGGTTCTCCATACCCCGCATTCTCGCCGCCCCGACTTAAGCGCGGGGAAACCACACGCATTCGTTCCGCTGCGTTCACAGACACCCTGCCGCGTTCAGCCGTCGAACGACAGCGCTCCGCGCTCGTAGACGTCGCCGAAGAGCCACTCGGCGTGGTCGAGGGCGTACTCGCGGTGGTCGTCTTCGATAGCGCCGACAGCGTCCTCGACGAGTATCGGCCGGTAGTCCCGCAGCCCGGCCGAGCCGGCGGTGTGGAGAACACACACGTTCGCGAGCGTCCCACAGATGAGGAGGTCGTTGATGCCGTGGCTCTCCAGCCAGCCGTCCAGTTGGGTCTGGTGGAAGGCGTCGTAGGTGTGCTTGACGACGACGAGTTCGTCGTCCCGGGGCGAAAGCTCCGCAACGAGTTCGGCGTCCCAACTGCCTTCGAGGACGTGTTCCCCCCAGCGGTCGAACTCGTCGTAGTAGTGGGTGTCCTCGAACTGCTCCGGCGGGTGGACATCACGGGTAAACACCACCGACGCTCCGGCCTCCCGGGCATCCGCAACGAGGTCGGCACAGGGCGTTATTGCCGCCTCGCTCCCGGGCGCGTACAGCGACCCGTCGGGGTGACAAAAGCCGTTCTGCATGTCGACGACGACGACGGCGGTGGTCTCCGGATTAAGCTCCATGTTCGCCCGCAGCTTCGGGTCGAGCCGACAAACCGTTTTCCCGGCATGCGTGGGTTTTTGCCGCCGCGGTGCCGAACCCCACTGAATGGACCGACGCCTGCTGGCGGCGACCGCGCTCGCCGCCGTCCTGCTTTCGGCCGGCTGTACGGTCGGCTACCAGCCGGCGGCGGACGCGCCGCCGACGTCCGAGCCCCCCGCGGAGCCGCATCCGGGCTACCACGACGGCTACTGGTACAACGACACCTTCGACCTTGACGCTGAGGCGGGCCTGACCGACCCGCAAGTCGACGCTGTCACCGCTCGTGCGATGGCGCGGGTCCAGTTGCTGCGGGGCCTTGAATTCGAGTCCGATGTCGATGTCGAACTCCTCACCCGCGAGGCGTTCCAGGCGGAGTACGGCGATGTCTGGGGCGACCCGCCTGCGGACGCCCAAACGCTCGATAACGTCCAGCACGAGGCGCTGTTTCTGGTCGAGTCCGACGAAGATGTCACCGACGCGAGGGCGGTAAACCGTGGTGACACCGTCCTCGGGTTCTACCAGCCGACGACCGAGCGGCTGGTCGTCGTCAGCGAGAACGACCCGGCGACCTTCGACGACGAGATGACATTGGCCCATGAGCTGTTGCACGCGCTACAGGACCAGCACTTCGGTCTCGAAGACGTTGGAGACGGTACGATCGACGGCACCAACGCCCGCAACGGTCTCATCGAGGGCGATGCCGTCGTCATCGAAACCGAATACGAGGCCCGCTGTGAGACCGACGAGTGGCAGTGTCTCGGGACCGACGACGACGGGGGCACGGTCGGTGTCCCGGCGGCGTTCAATTGGGGGCTTTACGTCCTTGATTTCTTCCCGTACACCGCCGGCCCGCCCTTCATTGACCACCACCGCGAGCGGGGCGGCTGGAGCGCCGTCGATGCGGCCTACGACGCGCCGCCGACCGCCAGTGCCGAGGTCATCTATCCGGAAACGTACGGCAGCGGCACCTACGGCGAGGCCCGTATCGAAGACCAGCCCCGAAACGGCTGGCAGCGAGTCACCGTCGACAACGGCACCGACCACGCACGCGTCGGGCAGGCCGGTCTCGTCGCGATGTTCGCCCGAACGGCCTATGACGACCGCGCCTCCGGTGTCGTCCCCCACACCGCCTTTACCGGCGACGACACCCGGTATACGTACGACATCGAATACGCCGACGGCTGGACCGGCGACCGGCTCCACGCCTACCAGCGCGACAACGAGACCGCCTACCGATGGAACGTGACCTTCGAGAACGCCGACGAGGCGGCGACGTTCCGCCGTGGCTACGAGCGGGTCCTCGACTACTGGGGCGGCGAGGAAACCGCCGACGGCCACTGGCGGTTCGACGGGGCGGCCGGCTTCGAAAAGACCGTCAGCGTCTCCGACGCCGACGCATCGGTCCGCGTCGTCGGCGCGCCGACCCCCGAAGCTGTCGGCGATATCTCGCCGGCGGTCGCGCCGAACGCGTAGCTTTTTCGAGCCGGCGACCGATGGCTCGGTATGTTCGATACCGTTCCCGGCTCGGCAATCGAGTCCGGGCGCGCGACCGACGCGTACTTTCTCCGCACAGAGGAGGCGCTGGAACACGCCGGCAGGAACCCCCACGTCGTCGCTGAGGTGACCGCCGACCAGTTCCCGACCGGCGAGTTCGAGCTGCTGGCGGGGCTGGAAGACGCTGCTCGGCTCCTCGAAGGGCGGGACATCGACGTCGACGCGCTCCCCGAGGGAACTCTCTTCGACGGCGGTCCAGTGATGCGAATCGAGGGACCGTATCTGGAGTTTGCCCGGCTCGAAACCTCGCTTTTGGGCTTTCTCTCGCACCCGACCGGCATGGCGACCGCCGCGCTTGAAGCGAGACAGGCCGCTCCCGACACCTCGCTTCTGAGCTTCGGTGCCCGGCACGTCCACCCCTCGATTGCGGGAACGGTCGACCGGAGTGCCTTGATTGCGGGCTTCGATGGCTTCTCCCACGTCGCTGCCGGCGACATCCTCGACCGCGAGGCGTCGGGGACGATGCCACACGCGCTGATGATATGCTTTGGCCCCGGCAACCAAGAGGAGGCTTGGCAGGCCTTCGATGAGGCCGTTGCCCCGGACGTTCCCCGTATCGCGCTGTGTGACACGTACGACGACGAGGTAGACGAGGCCGTCCGGGCCGCCGAACTCGGATTCGACAGTGTTCGGCTCGATACGACCGGCTCCCGACGCGGGGATTTCCGCCACATCGTCCGCGAGACTCGCTGGAAGCTCGATGTCGCCGGCCACGAGGACGTCGATATCTTCGTCAGCGGTGGCATCACGCCGGAGGCGATTCGGAACCTCAAAGATGTCGCCGACGGCTTCGGCGTTGGCAGCCACATAACCAACGCCGACCCGGTTGATTTCGCGCTCGATATCGTCGAGGTAGAGGGCGACCCGGCAGCAAAGCGTGGGAAGCTCTCGGGAACGAAGGCGGTCTACCGGACCACCGATGGCGGCCACCACATCGCGCTGGCCGACGCCGACCCACCGGACGACGCCGACCCCCTCTTGGAGCCGCTGATTCGGGACGGCGACATCGTCGCCGACGTCGAGCTGTCGGCCGCCGCCGAACGTGCGCGAGCGGACGCTGAACGTGTCGGTTTCGGAGAGCACTGACGGCGGCTACTGGCCCCCCGGCTCCGGCCGTCGCTACACCGGCCGGTTGTCGTCTCCGGAAAACAGAATATATCCGCTGGCCTGCCGCTCAGTTGATGAGGAAGTAGACCTGCTTGCGGGCGTCGTTGAACGAGTAGCGGGAGTCGACGAGGTCTTCTTCCTCCAGTCGGTTGAGCGCGTAGCGCACCGTTCGGTCGGGCAGCAGCGACTTCTCGGCGAGTTGTCCCTGCGACATCGGCGAGGCACCCTCAAGAACTTTGGCGACGAGCTTGGCGCTCGGGGGGAGTTCACGGAG from Natronomonas pharaonis DSM 2160 includes the following:
- the aspS gene encoding aspartate--tRNA(Asn) ligase; translated protein: MENRTYTADAEPGETVTVAGWVHEVRDLGGIAFLILRDTTGQIQVKFEKDEMDDELVETGLNVARESVITVSGDVEEEPRAPTGVEVTPETVEVLSEADTELPLDPTGKVDAELSTRLDNRTLDLRSEEGQAIFEIRAEVLRAVREAFRDANATEINTSKIVATGTEGGTELFPITYFGEEAFMNQSPQLFKQLVAGSNIERVFEIGPIFRAEEHNTPRHLNEATSIDFEGAFCDHTDAMDVCEQVVTAAYEAVAENCTDQLEALGITEEFEVPETPFPRLSYEEAIERINATGELDEQLVWGDDLPTEGEKALGDDVGGHYFITDWPAEIKPFYIMDHEDGELSTGFDMMHPRMELVSGGQREHRREELIAGFEQQGLEPEAFEYYTKMFKYGMPPHAGWGLGGERLLMTMLDLDNIREAVLFPRDRQRLSP
- a CDS encoding cysteine hydrolase family protein, producing MELNPETTAVVVVDMQNGFCHPDGSLYAPGSEAAITPCADLVADAREAGASVVFTRDVHPPEQFEDTHYYDEFDRWGEHVLEGSWDAELVAELSPRDDELVVVKHTYDAFHQTQLDGWLESHGINDLLICGTLANVCVLHTAGSAGLRDYRPILVEDAVGAIEDDHREYALDHAEWLFGDVYERGALSFDG
- a CDS encoding Hvo_1808 family surface protein; amino-acid sequence: MDRRLLAATALAAVLLSAGCTVGYQPAADAPPTSEPPAEPHPGYHDGYWYNDTFDLDAEAGLTDPQVDAVTARAMARVQLLRGLEFESDVDVELLTREAFQAEYGDVWGDPPADAQTLDNVQHEALFLVESDEDVTDARAVNRGDTVLGFYQPTTERLVVVSENDPATFDDEMTLAHELLHALQDQHFGLEDVGDGTIDGTNARNGLIEGDAVVIETEYEARCETDEWQCLGTDDDGGTVGVPAAFNWGLYVLDFFPYTAGPPFIDHHRERGGWSAVDAAYDAPPTASAEVIYPETYGSGTYGEARIEDQPRNGWQRVTVDNGTDHARVGQAGLVAMFARTAYDDRASGVVPHTAFTGDDTRYTYDIEYADGWTGDRLHAYQRDNETAYRWNVTFENADEAATFRRGYERVLDYWGGEETADGHWRFDGAAGFEKTVSVSDADASVRVVGAPTPEAVGDISPAVAPNA
- a CDS encoding nicotinate phosphoribosyltransferase; amino-acid sequence: MFDTVPGSAIESGRATDAYFLRTEEALEHAGRNPHVVAEVTADQFPTGEFELLAGLEDAARLLEGRDIDVDALPEGTLFDGGPVMRIEGPYLEFARLETSLLGFLSHPTGMATAALEARQAAPDTSLLSFGARHVHPSIAGTVDRSALIAGFDGFSHVAAGDILDREASGTMPHALMICFGPGNQEEAWQAFDEAVAPDVPRIALCDTYDDEVDEAVRAAELGFDSVRLDTTGSRRGDFRHIVRETRWKLDVAGHEDVDIFVSGGITPEAIRNLKDVADGFGVGSHITNADPVDFALDIVEVEGDPAAKRGKLSGTKAVYRTTDGGHHIALADADPPDDADPLLEPLIRDGDIVADVELSAAAERARADAERVGFGEH
- a CDS encoding MarR family transcriptional regulator — encoded protein: MSTTTEERSRQSESPMSDPEFRETLRELPPSAKLVAKVLEGASPMSQGQLAEKSLLPDRTVRYALNRLEEEDLVDSRYSFNDARKQVYFLIN